CCCGCACTCTCTCCGTGGTGCCCTGGGAGCAGAACATGGTGCCCAAGATCGAGAAGGCGATCATGACTTCCGACCTGGGCCTGAACCCGGCGAGTGCCGGCAACGTGATCCGCGTGCCGATGCCGATGCTCACCGAGGAGACCCGCAAGGGCTACATCAAGCAGGCGCGCGCCGAGGCCGAGAACGCTCGCGTGGCGGTGCGCAACGTGCGTCGCGATGCCAACAACGACATCAAGGCGCTGCTCAAGGAGAAGGAGATCTCCGAGGACGAGCAGCACCGCGCCGAAGAGGCGATCCAGAAGCTGACCGACAAGTACATCGGCGAGATCGACAAGCAGCTCGAAGTGAAGGAACACGACCTGATGCAGGTCTGAGCAGCGCCGGGCGGCGCCCGCAGCGACGCCGCCTGGTCCTTCCATTCCCATTGCGAGACATCATGACGTCAGCGCAGACTTCCGCATCGCAGATGCCACCGAAGCCCCCCGGCGACGACCTGCCGCGACACGTGGCGATCATCATGGACGGCAACAATCGCTGGGCGCGAGCACGCGGGCTGTCCGGCATTCGTGGTCACCGTGCCGGCGTCGAGGCCGTGCGAGCGGTCATTCGCCGGG
This portion of the Billgrantia sulfidoxydans genome encodes:
- the frr gene encoding ribosome recycling factor; its protein translation is MINDIQKDAESRMKKSLDALHANFNKIRTGRAHSSILDSVTVEYYGSQVPLNQVASVNVEDARTLSVVPWEQNMVPKIEKAIMTSDLGLNPASAGNVIRVPMPMLTEETRKGYIKQARAEAENARVAVRNVRRDANNDIKALLKEKEISEDEQHRAEEAIQKLTDKYIGEIDKQLEVKEHDLMQV